In Deferribacteraceae bacterium V6Fe1, one genomic interval encodes:
- a CDS encoding glycyl-radical enzyme activating protein: MKGLIFDIKRYSIHDGPGIRTTVFLKGCPLKCLWCHNPESQNSKPQFFYYRDKCIGCKLCVSVCSTKGLTFRDNKIARNSCEYCLKCEEVCPSLSIKTVGKYYSIPDLVNIIKKDIDFYGSTGGVTFSGGEPLMQYDFLMEALKTLKEKNINIAIDTCGYTTSERILQVSEFADIFLYDLKHFDNHKHKELTGVGNDLILQNLKLLSKTGVKIIVRVPVIPTLTDSEDNLKSIRDFVESLRGDITLEPVFYHDIMTGKYELCEMEYALNHLTKPDEYYKKEKSSILGVSYDEAS, from the coding sequence ATGAAAGGGTTAATTTTTGATATAAAGAGATACAGTATTCATGATGGGCCGGGGATAAGGACGACAGTCTTTTTGAAAGGGTGCCCTTTGAAGTGCCTATGGTGTCACAACCCTGAAAGTCAAAACTCGAAACCTCAATTTTTTTATTATAGGGATAAATGTATCGGCTGCAAATTATGTGTTTCGGTTTGCAGCACAAAAGGATTGACATTTAGAGATAATAAGATTGCGCGCAACAGCTGCGAATATTGTCTAAAGTGTGAAGAAGTTTGTCCGTCTCTGAGCATAAAAACCGTTGGGAAATATTACTCGATACCTGATTTGGTTAATATTATCAAAAAAGATATTGATTTTTACGGCAGCACCGGGGGTGTCACCTTTAGCGGCGGTGAGCCTCTTATGCAGTATGATTTTTTGATGGAAGCATTGAAAACTCTTAAAGAGAAAAATATAAATATTGCCATTGACACGTGTGGCTATACTACAAGTGAAAGGATACTACAAGTATCCGAATTTGCCGACATTTTTTTGTATGATTTAAAACATTTTGACAATCATAAGCATAAAGAACTCACTGGTGTTGGAAACGATTTAATTTTACAAAATTTGAAATTACTGTCAAAAACAGGAGTAAAAATAATAGTCAGAGTTCCGGTTATTCCGACACTGACCGATAGTGAAGATAACCTGAAAAGTATAAGGGATTTTGTCGAATCTCTACGGGGCGATATAACATTGGAGCCAGTCTTTTATCACGACATAATGACAGGGAAGTACGAGCTTTGTGAAATGGAATATGCGCTCAATCATTTAACAAAGCCTGACGAATATTACAAAAAAGAGAAATCAAGCATATTGGGAGTGAGTTATGATGAAGCAAGCTGA
- a CDS encoding glycyl radical protein, with product MNERVKKLRRLSLETKETFSFERAKLLTDFYKSVEGKKIGIAVKRGMALKYILENKTIYIGENELIVGERGECPKATSSYPEISLHSLGDLQILNSREKLPYKVSEEAFKIYEEEIIPYWEGKTIREEIFEKVSDDWKRAYKAGIFTEFMEQRAPGHTVADGKIYDKGLKDFIQDIENKINSLDKSDPYFEEKLDELSGMKIAAEGVILYAKRHAKKALELAEKETDEKRRAELLNIAKICEYVPENRPRNIYEALQHYWFIHLGVITELNGWDAFSPGRLDLNLYPFYKNDIESGRFTKEEIKELLECFWVKFNNHPAPPKVGVTAEESSTYTDFAQINFGGLNVDGQDAVNELSFLLLDVVEEMRIVQPNASVHISRKNPDSFLKRALEVVRTGFGQPAIFNADAVMQELLRQGKDIVDARLGGTSGCVESGAFGKENYTLTGYFNLVKVLEITLNNGIDPVTGERIGVESGDFENFESFEDLLLAFEKQLKYFLDIKIKGNLVIEEIYAKKMPAPFLSILIDDCIDNAKDYNAGGARYNSSYIQGVGIGTITDSLSALKEIVFEKKLIPQDKVLKILSSNFEGYEVERLILKNKTKKYGNDEPYADEIMKKVFEMFFGYIDGKPNYKGGQFRINMLPTTVHVYFGSVIGATFDGRKAFEPLSEGISPVQGSDINGPTAVIKSASKMDHLKTGGTLLNMKVTPSLIKDEKGLNALSQLVRTYFKFDGHHIQFNVIDAATLKKAKESPEDYRDLIVRVAGYSDYFCNLNEKLKNEIIERTEHEVLA from the coding sequence ATGAATGAAAGGGTAAAGAAACTAAGAAGATTAAGCCTTGAGACAAAAGAGACTTTTTCTTTTGAAAGGGCAAAACTTTTGACCGACTTTTACAAATCGGTTGAGGGGAAGAAAATTGGCATAGCTGTCAAAAGGGGGATGGCATTAAAATATATATTAGAGAATAAGACAATTTATATCGGAGAGAATGAGCTGATTGTGGGAGAAAGGGGTGAATGCCCCAAGGCCACTTCAAGTTATCCTGAAATTTCCCTACATTCTTTGGGTGATTTGCAGATTTTAAACTCAAGAGAGAAACTCCCCTACAAGGTAAGTGAAGAAGCGTTTAAGATTTATGAAGAGGAGATAATCCCTTATTGGGAAGGCAAAACTATCAGAGAGGAGATTTTTGAGAAGGTTAGTGATGATTGGAAGAGAGCATACAAAGCAGGAATTTTTACCGAATTTATGGAGCAAAGGGCACCGGGGCATACGGTAGCCGATGGAAAGATTTATGATAAAGGGCTGAAAGATTTTATACAAGATATAGAAAATAAAATTAACTCGTTAGACAAATCAGACCCTTATTTTGAAGAGAAGTTGGATGAACTTTCAGGGATGAAAATAGCAGCAGAAGGGGTGATTTTATATGCAAAACGGCACGCAAAAAAGGCTTTGGAATTAGCTGAAAAAGAAACAGACGAAAAAAGAAGGGCAGAGCTTTTAAATATTGCCAAGATATGTGAATATGTGCCTGAAAACAGACCGAGAAATATTTACGAAGCTTTACAACACTATTGGTTTATACATTTAGGGGTAATTACGGAGTTAAACGGATGGGATGCCTTTAGCCCCGGTAGACTCGATTTGAATCTATACCCTTTTTATAAGAATGATATAGAAAGCGGCAGATTTACCAAAGAGGAGATAAAAGAGCTTTTGGAATGTTTTTGGGTAAAATTTAACAATCACCCTGCACCTCCGAAGGTAGGGGTTACAGCGGAGGAGAGCAGCACGTATACGGATTTTGCACAAATTAACTTTGGCGGGCTAAATGTTGACGGGCAAGACGCTGTAAACGAGCTGAGTTTTCTTTTGCTCGATGTGGTCGAAGAGATGCGAATTGTCCAGCCTAATGCGAGTGTCCATATTAGCCGTAAAAATCCCGACAGTTTTTTGAAGAGGGCACTTGAAGTGGTAAGGACTGGATTTGGACAGCCAGCTATTTTTAATGCGGATGCCGTGATGCAGGAGCTTTTGAGACAGGGTAAAGATATCGTAGATGCAAGGTTAGGCGGAACAAGCGGCTGTGTGGAATCGGGGGCATTCGGTAAAGAAAACTATACACTTACCGGGTATTTTAATTTGGTAAAGGTTTTGGAGATTACCCTTAATAACGGCATTGACCCTGTGACGGGTGAAAGAATAGGGGTTGAAAGCGGTGATTTTGAAAATTTTGAGTCATTTGAAGATTTACTTTTAGCCTTTGAGAAACAGCTTAAATACTTTTTGGATATAAAGATAAAAGGCAATCTGGTCATTGAAGAGATTTATGCCAAAAAGATGCCCGCTCCGTTTTTATCAATCTTGATAGATGATTGTATTGATAATGCAAAAGATTACAATGCTGGCGGGGCAAGATACAACAGCTCTTATATTCAAGGGGTCGGGATAGGTACGATTACAGATTCCCTTTCCGCCTTGAAAGAGATTGTTTTTGAAAAGAAATTAATTCCACAGGATAAGGTTCTTAAAATATTGAGCAGTAATTTTGAAGGGTATGAAGTCGAGCGCCTAATACTGAAAAATAAGACAAAGAAATACGGCAATGATGAGCCTTATGCTGATGAGATAATGAAGAAGGTATTTGAAATGTTTTTTGGGTATATTGACGGTAAACCTAATTATAAAGGCGGGCAGTTTAGGATAAATATGCTTCCGACTACAGTTCATGTATATTTTGGCTCGGTTATTGGTGCTACATTTGATGGCAGAAAGGCTTTTGAGCCCCTTTCGGAGGGGATTTCACCTGTTCAAGGCTCGGATATAAATGGCCCGACTGCTGTTATAAAGTCAGCTTCAAAGATGGATCATTTAAAGACAGGGGGGACACTTCTTAATATGAAGGTAACTCCATCTTTGATTAAGGATGAAAAGGGGTTAAATGCCCTTTCACAGCTTGTAAGGACATACTTTAAATTTGACGGTCATCACATACAGTTTAATGTGATTGACGCTGCTACATTGAAAAAGGCAAAAGAATCACCTGAAGATTATAGAGATTTGATTGTAAGGGTTGCAGGTTATAGCGATTACTTTTGCAACCTAAATGAAAAACTGAAAAATGAAATAATAGAAAGGACGGAGCACGAAGTGTTAGCTTGA
- a CDS encoding SpoIIE family protein phosphatase: MKNNFEIIFIVTLCYLLLLYIIGYISEKLYKKDSRLICNPYVYTLTLAVYCTTWTYYGSVGRAVSNGIEFLAIYIGPTLIIFTWWFFLRKLVRIAENHSVTSIADFISFRYGKSKKLGILVTILCLVGVIPYISLQLKAINETILLLSYNTPTLGTKELLVKDTAFYVSIIIGLFGALFGTRHFGDHRKHPPLVGVVAFESLVKLVIFLIAGVFITFFMFDGFKDILNQLLSSDNSLIMGKLDSILTINTSRVASTEWMALIVMSMFAVMFLPRQFHMAVIENTDEKHIIKAMFLFPLYLFLINIFVIPIAFAGMIKFNGGGNPDYYSIGLLIQNGNYWLASLVYLGGLSAATGMIIVTSVSLANMFINNFVLPFIVKFVIKINLGMIIPHLKRAATLFVVMAGYYYFIKVGSSFSLVNIGLTSFAAVSQFAPAIILGLFWRDANEKGAITGISLGFFIWFYTLIIPYLAKSGVIGYDINIYGPFGIKFLKPTGLFGLDTLDIWSHTLFWSLLFNISGLVLVSVLTKKNSLEDETASLCVDSFSLGYIARKRSVIEGLSVDDIENILNNFFGKKVSQEKIDNFLKMINKGKDNLNMTEITTLRDSAEEMLSSAVGPGAAKLIFESYSQIKGKGETKVIDVFKDLLSYGVGESKDTLIKRISELNVLLDISRIFSSVNTLETKVYKALELIKNTFHFDLVILRRRNENVLSAYSYVGEIHSSLVTSYRAIDPEKSFIGKSVVQKMPFAVNDINQIELNEFSIDLKKNNVISFAHIPLIIDNEVKGIISCYSKVYKNLFSKEIMNLLQSIANQMGYMINNHYQTEELIKMREVSKELEIAKGIQKSLLPEVYPEIDGVKMLGACYPSEFVGGDYYDFYKIRDGVFDVIIADVSGHNVASALIMSELRSIIKSIISFQSNITPAKIMTLLNREIYQDLTKLEFIITMIYMRVNLNNGMLTFANAGHHPPIVFQPGKEITEISFGDPLLGVMEDINYRETTYNLKNNDMVFMYTDGIIETENEKGEFYGVERLKNLLFKSEQSELSALFKVIVDDTLTFRGSFQQADDITMAAFTVNFK, encoded by the coding sequence ATGAAGAATAATTTTGAAATTATATTTATAGTGACTTTATGTTATCTCCTGTTGCTTTATATTATCGGGTATATCAGCGAAAAGTTATACAAAAAAGATAGCCGATTAATTTGTAACCCTTATGTTTATACCCTGACATTGGCAGTTTATTGTACTACTTGGACATATTACGGGTCAGTAGGAAGAGCAGTTTCAAACGGTATAGAATTTTTGGCTATTTATATAGGACCGACCCTTATAATCTTTACATGGTGGTTTTTTTTAAGAAAACTTGTCAGAATTGCTGAAAATCACAGCGTGACTTCGATTGCGGATTTTATTAGCTTTAGATATGGTAAGTCTAAAAAATTAGGGATTTTGGTAACGATACTCTGCCTGGTAGGTGTCATCCCTTACATTTCATTGCAGCTAAAGGCTATAAATGAGACAATCTTGCTTCTATCCTACAATACCCCTACGCTTGGCACAAAAGAGCTTTTGGTTAAAGATACTGCATTTTATGTTTCAATCATAATTGGCCTTTTTGGCGCGCTTTTCGGTACTCGTCATTTTGGCGACCACAGAAAGCACCCACCACTGGTTGGAGTGGTGGCTTTTGAATCACTTGTGAAACTTGTTATATTTCTTATTGCGGGTGTTTTTATAACATTTTTTATGTTTGATGGCTTTAAAGACATATTAAATCAATTATTGAGCTCTGATAATTCATTGATAATGGGCAAATTGGATTCAATTCTCACAATTAACACCAGCAGAGTCGCCAGCACTGAATGGATGGCTTTGATTGTAATGAGCATGTTTGCCGTGATGTTTCTACCAAGACAGTTTCATATGGCTGTAATTGAAAATACGGATGAAAAACATATTATCAAGGCAATGTTTCTTTTCCCTTTGTATCTCTTTTTAATAAATATTTTTGTTATCCCTATTGCATTTGCAGGGATGATTAAATTTAACGGAGGAGGGAATCCCGATTATTATTCTATCGGACTATTGATTCAAAATGGTAACTATTGGCTTGCAAGTCTTGTTTATTTGGGTGGTTTGTCCGCTGCAACTGGTATGATTATCGTTACGTCGGTTAGTCTTGCCAATATGTTTATCAATAACTTTGTGTTGCCGTTTATAGTTAAATTTGTGATTAAAATCAATTTGGGGATGATTATTCCGCATTTAAAAAGGGCGGCTACATTGTTTGTGGTAATGGCAGGCTATTACTATTTTATAAAGGTCGGCAGCTCTTTTTCACTTGTTAATATTGGGCTTACTTCTTTTGCCGCCGTTTCTCAGTTTGCACCGGCAATAATATTAGGGCTTTTCTGGCGTGATGCAAATGAGAAAGGAGCTATAACAGGTATATCTTTGGGTTTTTTTATATGGTTTTATACATTGATAATCCCATACTTGGCAAAGTCAGGCGTTATAGGATATGATATTAATATATATGGACCTTTTGGTATAAAATTTTTAAAACCTACCGGGCTTTTCGGTCTTGATACACTTGACATATGGAGTCACACCCTTTTTTGGAGCCTTTTATTTAATATTTCAGGCTTAGTACTGGTGTCTGTTTTGACAAAGAAGAATTCTTTGGAAGATGAAACCGCATCTCTCTGCGTAGATTCTTTTTCATTGGGATATATTGCGAGAAAACGCTCTGTTATTGAAGGGCTATCCGTTGATGATATAGAAAACATATTAAATAACTTTTTCGGGAAAAAAGTATCGCAGGAAAAGATTGATAATTTTCTAAAAATGATAAATAAGGGAAAAGATAACCTGAATATGACGGAAATCACTACTTTAAGGGATAGTGCGGAGGAGATGCTATCCTCTGCCGTTGGGCCCGGTGCTGCAAAGCTGATATTTGAGTCATACTCCCAGATAAAAGGGAAAGGTGAAACTAAGGTAATTGACGTATTTAAAGATTTACTTTCTTATGGAGTGGGTGAGTCTAAAGATACACTTATTAAAAGGATATCTGAGCTTAATGTCCTTTTGGACATCTCAAGGATTTTTTCCAGTGTCAATACTCTTGAGACTAAAGTTTACAAAGCGCTTGAGCTTATAAAAAATACTTTCCACTTCGATTTAGTAATTCTAAGAAGAAGAAATGAAAATGTGCTGTCGGCGTATTCGTATGTCGGGGAAATTCATTCAAGTCTTGTTACAAGTTACAGAGCAATAGACCCCGAGAAATCATTTATAGGTAAATCTGTTGTTCAAAAGATGCCATTTGCGGTAAATGACATTAATCAGATAGAATTAAATGAATTTTCAATCGATTTGAAAAAGAATAACGTTATATCTTTTGCTCATATTCCGCTTATTATAGACAATGAGGTTAAGGGAATAATTTCCTGCTATAGCAAAGTGTATAAAAATCTATTCAGCAAAGAGATAATGAATCTTTTACAAAGTATTGCCAACCAAATGGGCTATATGATTAATAATCATTATCAGACGGAAGAGCTTATTAAAATGAGGGAGGTATCAAAAGAGCTTGAGATTGCAAAGGGGATTCAAAAATCTTTATTACCTGAAGTTTATCCTGAAATAGATGGGGTAAAAATGTTGGGGGCCTGTTATCCATCAGAATTTGTCGGCGGAGATTACTATGATTTTTATAAGATAAGGGATGGAGTTTTTGATGTGATAATAGCAGATGTTTCAGGTCACAATGTGGCATCAGCGTTAATTATGTCAGAATTAAGAAGCATAATAAAATCAATAATTAGTTTTCAGAGCAATATTACACCGGCAAAAATAATGACGCTTTTAAACAGGGAGATTTATCAAGATTTAACAAAGTTAGAGTTTATAATTACTATGATATATATGCGGGTAAACCTTAATAATGGTATGCTTACTTTTGCAAATGCAGGTCATCACCCTCCTATTGTTTTTCAGCCTGGCAAAGAGATAACAGAAATTTCATTTGGTGACCCGCTTTTAGGAGTTATGGAAGATATAAATTATAGAGAAACTACTTATAATCTTAAAAATAATGATATGGTATTCATGTATACTGACGGGATAATTGAGACAGAGAATGAAAAAGGGGAATTTTACGGCGTCGAGAGACTTAAAAATTTGCTTTTTAAATCTGAGCAGTCTGAACTTTCGGCATTGTTTAAAGTGATTGTGGATGATACTCTCACTTTTAGAGGGAGTTTTCAGCAGGCAGATGATATAACTATGGCTGCTTTTACTGTAAATTTTAAATAA
- a CDS encoding tautomerase family protein, whose product MPIISVEGPKVEDINKKREFIADVTKVAADFFEMPQESIIVLLKENEPQNVGVGGKLIADKK is encoded by the coding sequence ATGCCAATAATTAGCGTGGAAGGTCCAAAAGTCGAAGATATAAACAAAAAAAGAGAATTTATCGCCGATGTTACAAAAGTAGCGGCAGATTTTTTTGAAATGCCTCAAGAGTCAATTATTGTGCTCTTAAAAGAAAATGAGCCTCAAAATGTAGGTGTCGGCGGGAAGCTTATCGCTGACAAAAAGTAG
- a CDS encoding SAM-dependent DNA methyltransferase codes for MAEKKVLESFEQGLWKAADKLRKNIDAAEYKHVVLGLIFLRYISEAFEELYEKLKKGEGEYIGADPEDRDEYIAENVFYVPKEARWSYLKAQAKDPEIGKIIDKAMELIEEINPSLKGVLPKVYARGNIDPISLGGLIDLFSNISINEAKEKTSDILGHVFEYFLGQFALAEEKKGGQFYTPKSVVELLVEMLEPYKGRVFDPCCGSGGMFVQSEKFVLAHQGKIDDISIYGQESNQTTWRLCKMNLAIRGIDSSQVKWNPEGSFLNDAHKDLKADFVIANPPFNDSDWSGELLRNDVRWKYGVPPAGNANYAWIQHFIFHLAPHGKAGFVLAKGALTTKQKDEYEIRKNIIEADLIDCIVNLPSKLFLNTQIPVSLWFIRRNKTTRKNQILFIDARDMGQLINRRQRILTEEDIRKIADTYHEWQKEDKSYEDIKGFCKSVSIEEVRGLDYVLTPGRYVGLPDEEDDFDFEERFNKLKAKFLEQLKEEERLNKLILENLEKIEINRED; via the coding sequence ATGGCTGAAAAAAAAGTTTTAGAATCTTTTGAACAAGGACTTTGGAAAGCTGCAGATAAATTAAGAAAAAATATAGATGCGGCAGAATATAAGCATGTTGTTTTGGGGCTTATATTTTTACGGTATATTTCAGAAGCTTTTGAAGAACTCTATGAAAAATTGAAAAAGGGTGAAGGTGAATACATAGGAGCTGACCCGGAAGATAGAGATGAATACATAGCTGAAAATGTTTTTTATGTTCCAAAAGAGGCAAGATGGAGCTATTTAAAAGCCCAGGCAAAAGACCCAGAAATTGGAAAAATCATTGATAAAGCAATGGAGCTTATAGAAGAAATAAATCCATCTTTAAAGGGAGTTTTACCAAAAGTTTATGCAAGGGGAAACATTGACCCTATAAGTCTTGGAGGGTTAATTGACCTTTTTAGCAATATATCCATTAATGAGGCCAAAGAGAAAACATCTGATATTTTAGGACATGTTTTTGAGTATTTTTTAGGACAGTTTGCCCTTGCAGAAGAAAAAAAAGGAGGACAGTTCTACACCCCAAAGAGTGTTGTTGAGCTTTTAGTCGAAATGCTTGAGCCTTATAAAGGAAGAGTATTTGATCCATGTTGTGGAAGTGGTGGGATGTTTGTCCAATCTGAAAAATTTGTCTTAGCCCATCAAGGTAAAATTGACGATATTTCTATTTACGGACAAGAAAGTAATCAGACAACCTGGCGTCTTTGTAAGATGAACCTTGCTATTAGAGGGATTGATAGCTCTCAGGTAAAATGGAATCCGGAAGGTTCATTTTTAAATGATGCCCATAAAGATTTAAAGGCTGATTTTGTTATAGCAAATCCACCTTTTAACGATAGTGATTGGAGCGGAGAGCTTTTAAGAAATGATGTTAGATGGAAATATGGGGTTCCACCTGCAGGTAATGCCAATTATGCATGGATACAGCACTTTATTTTTCATCTTGCACCGCATGGAAAGGCAGGTTTTGTTTTGGCAAAAGGGGCATTAACCACAAAACAAAAAGATGAGTATGAGATTAGAAAAAATATTATAGAGGCTGACCTTATAGATTGTATTGTAAATCTTCCTTCAAAGCTATTTTTAAATACACAGATACCGGTTTCTCTATGGTTTATCAGAAGAAACAAAACTACAAGGAAAAATCAAATCTTATTTATTGATGCAAGGGATATGGGACAGCTTATCAATAGAAGACAGCGGATTTTAACAGAAGAAGATATTAGAAAAATTGCGGACACTTACCATGAATGGCAAAAAGAAGATAAAAGCTATGAAGATATAAAAGGTTTTTGCAAGTCTGTAAGCATTGAAGAAGTCAGAGGGCTTGATTATGTTTTAACACCAGGGAGATATGTAGGACTTCCGGATGAAGAAGATGATTTTGATTTTGAAGAGAGATTTAATAAACTAAAAGCCAAATTTTTAGAGCAGTTAAAAGAAGAAGAAAGGCTAAATAAACTAATACTTGAAAATCTGGAAAAGATAGAGATAAACAGGGAAGATTAA
- a CDS encoding virulence protein RhuM/Fic/DOC family protein, with protein sequence MNHTNQLLIFEDKDKKIEVQLKEETLWLNAHQIAILFDVDRTVVVKHIRNIYKDGELEESITCAKIAQVAADGKKRKMNLYNLDVIIAVGYRVNSKKATQFRIWATNVLKNYLIKGYAINEKRITQEKLKELENTIKFIKENINTPSLSAKEAKGLLEIIEKYALVWQWIEEYDTGKIDAKITRKERKKISYEEAKEAIKELKEYLLQRGEASDIFGAERDRGLFDSALNTIYQSFGGDELYPSFEEKAANLLYLVIKNHPFVDGNKRIGALLFLQFLYENLTKEELFSKFNSNTLTALCYLVAASPAEQKEQLIKLIMNFISFES encoded by the coding sequence ATGAACCATACTAACCAGCTTTTAATCTTTGAAGACAAAGATAAAAAAATAGAAGTACAGTTAAAAGAGGAGACTTTATGGCTTAATGCACATCAAATAGCGATTTTATTTGATGTAGATAGAACAGTTGTTGTTAAACATATTCGTAATATTTATAAAGATGGTGAATTAGAAGAAAGTATAACCTGTGCAAAAATTGCACAAGTTGCAGCAGATGGTAAAAAAAGAAAAATGAATTTATACAACCTTGATGTAATCATAGCCGTCGGATACCGTGTAAACTCCAAAAAAGCCACTCAGTTTAGAATCTGGGCAACAAATGTATTAAAAAACTACCTCATAAAAGGTTATGCAATAAATGAAAAAAGAATAACACAAGAAAAGTTAAAAGAGCTTGAAAATACCATAAAATTTATAAAAGAAAATATCAACACACCTTCCCTATCAGCCAAAGAAGCAAAAGGCTTGCTTGAAATCATAGAAAAATACGCTTTGGTTTGGCAATGGATTGAAGAGTATGACACCGGAAAGATTGATGCTAAAATCACAAGAAAAGAGAGAAAAAAGATAAGTTATGAAGAGGCAAAAGAGGCAATTAAAGAATTAAAAGAGTATCTTTTGCAAAGAGGCGAAGCTTCAGATATTTTTGGAGCTGAAAGGGACAGAGGACTATTTGATAGTGCCCTAAATACAATTTATCAAAGCTTTGGAGGAGATGAACTTTACCCGTCTTTTGAGGAAAAAGCGGCAAATTTGCTCTATTTGGTTATAAAAAATCATCCCTTTGTAGATGGCAACAAACGAATTGGTGCACTTTTGTTTTTGCAATTTTTATATGAAAATCTCACAAAAGAAGAGCTTTTCAGCAAATTTAACAGCAATACCCTAACTGCTCTTTGCTATCTTGTAGCAGCAAGCCCTGCTGAGCAAAAAGAGCAATTAATAAAACTAATCATGAATTTTATATCTTTTGAAAGTTAA
- a CDS encoding restriction endonuclease subunit S, whose translation MEIEMSEKIPKGWKRVKFTNIAEVIGGGTPSKSNPDYWNGDIDWLTINDFNKRLKYVREAKERITKLGLEQSSTKILNKWDIVISARGTVGVIAVLGKEMAFNQSIYGVRANTLFTFNDYVYYLLRYKISELKQASYGAVFDTITKSTFENIEVNIPESINEQKAIADVLSSIDDKIDLLHQQNKTLEDMAQTLFRKWFIEDAKEDWEEVKLGDFFPVTTGKKNANFCTEDGEYPFFTCSQQIFKAPSYSFEGHAILLAGNGDFNVKRYCGKFEAYQRTYVLIPYNEEYIGFLYTLIKYFLPEITGGYRGSVINFITKGMIENFSFKLPRNRETNEKLRKNLKSFNLIYQKIDFNLAQIRTLEKLRDTLLPKLMSGEVRVKYEKIS comes from the coding sequence ATGGAAATAGAAATGAGCGAAAAAATACCTAAAGGATGGAAAAGGGTTAAGTTTACAAATATTGCTGAAGTGATTGGAGGTGGGACACCTTCTAAAAGTAATCCTGATTATTGGAATGGAGATATTGACTGGCTAACTATTAATGATTTTAATAAAAGATTAAAATATGTAAGAGAAGCCAAGGAAAGGATTACAAAATTAGGATTAGAACAAAGCAGTACAAAAATTTTAAATAAATGGGATATTGTAATATCAGCAAGAGGAACAGTAGGAGTTATTGCAGTTTTAGGAAAAGAAATGGCATTTAATCAATCTATTTATGGTGTACGTGCTAATACCCTTTTTACCTTTAATGATTATGTGTATTATTTACTCAGATATAAAATTAGCGAACTTAAACAAGCTTCATACGGAGCAGTTTTTGATACCATTACAAAGTCTACATTTGAAAACATAGAAGTTAACATTCCAGAATCTATCAATGAACAAAAAGCCATTGCTGATGTTCTTTCATCAATTGACGACAAAATAGACCTGCTCCACCAACAGAATAAAACCCTGGAAGATATGGCACAAACACTTTTTCGAAAATGGTTTATAGAAGATGCTAAAGAGGATTGGGAAGAAGTGAAGTTAGGAGATTTTTTTCCTGTTACAACTGGTAAAAAGAATGCAAATTTTTGTACCGAAGATGGAGAATATCCTTTTTTTACTTGTTCTCAACAAATTTTTAAAGCACCATCTTATAGCTTTGAAGGGCATGCTATTTTACTTGCTGGAAATGGCGATTTTAATGTAAAGAGATATTGTGGAAAATTTGAAGCTTATCAAAGAACATATGTTTTAATTCCTTATAATGAAGAATATATTGGTTTTTTATATACATTAATCAAATATTTTCTTCCAGAAATCACTGGTGGATATCGTGGAAGTGTAATCAATTTCATAACAAAAGGTATGATAGAAAATTTTTCATTCAAATTACCACGAAATAGAGAAACAAACGAAAAATTAAGAAAAAATTTAAAAAGTTTTAATTTAATTTATCAGAAAATTGATTTTAATTTAGCTCAAATCCGCACCCTTGAAAAACTTCGAGATACATTATTACCAAAACTAATGAGCGGAGAAGTGAGGGTGAAATATGAAAAAATATCATGA